Proteins encoded by one window of Halosolutus gelatinilyticus:
- a CDS encoding glycoside hydrolase family 28 protein, producing MAVPDTDRFDIREYGASGDPDVLDTDAIQTALDDCAESGGTVYVPPGTYVTAPLTVGDHTTLHVDSGATLRFVGDYDAFPTVESRWEGWDQVGFHPCLLVDGAENVSIAGRGTIDGNGQYWWEFYDAPESEIPEGLRERLAEFEERNDKQDDVSSFTHRPPLFQVLDSGNVSVSGVTLRNSPFWNTHVVYSENVTIHDVNIENPADAPNGDGIDIDSSRYVRISDTYINAGDDAICIKSGKNAEGREVGEPASQITVTNCTVEAGHGGVVIGSEMSGDVRDVTVTNCTFTDTDRGVRIKTARDRGGVVEDLRFDNIVMRRIACPFVVNGYYFTPLDSDPEPIDEGTPMVRNVSFTNITAREVETAGFFAGLPERYFAGISFRDVDIDATRSLDATDLDPAMAYDYEQTHGLFCKSIADISFRDVRIRTPGSPAMRFEETEDVTIDGLRVPDSQAAPVVSLRNVDRTRVRGCAPPSDGAFLEADGPNTREISLAGNHGSLADEVELGNDTDATIERS from the coding sequence ATGGCAGTGCCTGACACAGATCGATTCGACATTCGCGAGTACGGCGCGAGCGGCGATCCGGACGTTCTCGATACCGACGCCATTCAGACGGCGCTCGACGACTGCGCCGAGTCCGGTGGAACAGTGTACGTCCCCCCCGGTACGTACGTGACCGCGCCGCTCACGGTCGGCGATCACACGACGCTTCACGTGGACTCGGGGGCGACACTGCGGTTCGTCGGCGACTACGACGCCTTTCCGACGGTCGAGAGCCGCTGGGAGGGGTGGGATCAGGTCGGGTTCCACCCCTGCCTGCTCGTCGACGGCGCCGAGAACGTTTCGATCGCCGGGCGCGGGACGATCGACGGCAACGGCCAGTACTGGTGGGAGTTCTACGACGCGCCCGAGTCGGAGATCCCCGAGGGACTCCGGGAGCGCCTGGCCGAGTTCGAGGAGCGAAACGACAAGCAGGACGACGTGAGCAGCTTCACCCACCGGCCGCCGCTGTTCCAGGTCCTCGACTCCGGGAACGTCAGCGTCTCGGGCGTCACGCTGCGAAACTCGCCGTTCTGGAACACCCACGTCGTCTACTCCGAGAACGTGACGATCCACGACGTCAATATCGAGAACCCGGCGGACGCCCCGAACGGCGACGGGATCGACATCGACTCCTCCCGGTACGTCCGCATCAGCGACACGTACATCAACGCGGGCGACGACGCGATCTGCATCAAGTCCGGGAAGAACGCCGAGGGACGCGAGGTCGGCGAACCGGCGTCTCAGATCACCGTCACCAACTGCACCGTCGAGGCGGGCCACGGCGGCGTCGTCATCGGGAGCGAGATGTCCGGCGACGTCCGCGATGTAACGGTCACCAACTGCACGTTCACCGACACCGATCGCGGCGTGCGGATCAAGACCGCGCGGGATCGCGGCGGCGTCGTCGAGGACCTCCGCTTCGACAACATCGTCATGCGGCGGATCGCCTGTCCGTTCGTCGTCAACGGCTACTACTTCACGCCGCTCGACAGCGATCCCGAACCGATCGACGAGGGAACGCCGATGGTCCGGAACGTCTCCTTTACCAACATCACCGCCCGGGAGGTCGAGACCGCCGGCTTCTTCGCCGGTCTTCCCGAGCGGTACTTCGCGGGTATCTCGTTTCGCGACGTCGACATCGACGCGACCCGATCGCTCGACGCGACGGACCTCGATCCCGCGATGGCCTACGACTACGAGCAGACCCACGGCCTGTTCTGCAAGTCGATCGCCGACATCTCGTTTCGCGACGTTCGAATCCGAACGCCCGGGAGTCCGGCGATGCGGTTCGAAGAGACCGAGGACGTGACGATCGACGGCCTTCGAGTGCCTGACTCCCAGGCCGCGCCCGTGGTCTCGCTGCGGAACGTCGATCGAACTCGCGTTCGCGGCTGCGCCCCGCCGTCGGACGGGGCGTTTCTGGAGGCAGACGGACCGAACACGCGCGAGATTTCGCTCGCCGGTAACCACGGCTCGCTGGCCGACGAGGTCGAACTCGGGAACGACACCGACGCGACGATCGAGCGCTCCTAA